In the Arthrobacter sp. Soc17.1.1.1 genome, GAGCGCAGCACCTCGAACAGGCCCTCGGCCTGCTTGAGGGCGCTGGCCGAGTACGACCCGGCGAGGCCGCGGTCGGAGGTCAACACCAGGACGGCGGCGCGGCGCACCTCACCGTGCTCGGTGGTGAGCGGGTGGTCGATCTCCGTCTGCGACGACACGGCCGAGACGGCCCGGGTGATCGCGTTGGCATACGGCAGGGCCGCAGCGACACGCGTGCGTGCCTTGCCGATGCGAGACGTCGCGATCAGCTCCATCGCCTTGAAGATCTTCCGCGTCGACGTGGTCGAGGCGATCTTCTGGCGGTAGACCCGGATCTGGGCTCCCATGCTTGTCCTTTCCTCCGCCCCCGCGTCGGGGAGCGATCAGGCCAGGGTCCTGCCGCCGGGAGGGGCATGGCCCCTCCCGGCGAACAGATCCTCTAGCGCTTCTGTCGAACGATCTTTTCCTGCTCGACCGAGTCGGCGTCGATGGCCTGGTACTCCTCGTGGCCCGCACCGAAACCGTCGGCACCGACCCCGAAGAAGCCCTGCTTGAAGTCCGTGATCTGGGTCTTCAGCTCCTCCGCCGTCGAGTCCTCGAGCTTGCCCGTCTGGGCGAGCGTGTTGAGGATCTGCGACTTGTGGCCGAGGTGCTCCAGGAACTCCGTCTCGAAGCGGCGGATGTCCTCCACCGGCACGTCGTCCAGGTAGCCGTTCGTCCCGGCCCAGATGGACACGACCTGCTGCTCCACCGGCATCGGGGAGTACTGGCCCTGCTTGAGCAGTTCCATCAGGCGTGCGCCGCGGGTCAGCTGCTGGCGTGACGCCGCATCCAGGTCCGAGGCGAACATCGCGAAAGCCTGCATGTCGCGGTACTGGGCGAGATCGAGCTTCAGGGTGCCGGAGACCTTCTTCATCGACTTCACCTGGGCGGCGCCGCCCACGCGGGACACCGACACACCGACGTCCACGGCGGGACGCTGGTTGGCGTTGAAGAGGTCCGACTGCAGGAAGATCTGGCCGTCGGTGATCGAGATGACGTTGGTCGGGATGTACGCCGAGACGTCGTTCGCCTTCGTCTCGATGAGGGGCAGGCCCGTCATCGAACCGGCACCGAGGTCGTCCGAGAGCTTCGCGCAGCGCTCGAGCAGACGGGAGTGCAGGTAGAACACGTCGCCCGGGTAGGCCTCGCGTCCCGGCGGGCGGCGGAGCAGCAGCGACACCGCACGGTAGGCCTCGGCCTGCTTGGACAGGTCGTCGAACACGATGAGGACGTGCTTGCCGCCGTACATCCAGTGCTGGCCGATGGCCGATCCGGCGTAGGGGGCGAGGTACTTGAACCCGGCGGGGTCGGACGCGGGGGACGCGACGATCGTCGTGTACTCCAGTGCACCCTTGTCCTCGAGGGTCTGGCGCACGGCGGCGATGGTCGACGCCTTCTGGCCGATCGCCACGTAGATGCAGCGGACCTGCTTGTTCACGTCACCCGAGGCCCAGTTGTCCCTCTGGTTGATGATCGTGTCCACGGCGATGGCGGTCTTGCCGGTCTGGCGGTCGCCGATGATCAGCTGACGCTGGCCACGGCCGATCGGGATCATGGCGTCGATGGCCTTGAGTCCGGTCTGCATGGGCTCGTGCACCGACTTGCGCTGCGTGACGCCGGGGGCCTGGGTCTCGAGCGCACGGCGGCCCTCGGCGACGATCTCGCCCAGGTCGTCGATGGGCTGGCCCAGGGGGTCGACCACGCGGCCGAGGAACGCGTCGCCGACGGGGACCGAGAGGATCTCGCCCGTGCGGTGCACTTCCTGGCCTTCTTCGATGCCGTTGTAGTCACCGAGGACGACGACACCGATCTCGCGCGTGTCGAGGTTCTGGGCGAGTCCGAGCGTGCCGTCCTCGAACCGCAGCAGCTCGTTCGCCATGACGGAGGGAAGGCCCTCCACACGGGCGATGCCGTCGCTGGCGGTGGAGACGCGGCCGACTTCGACGCGCTCCGCATTCCCGGGCTCGTAGGACGCCGCAAAGTCGTTCAACGCACTGCGTACGTCTTCGGCGTTGATGGTCAATTCGGCCATCTCAGTCCCTGCTCTCCTGTGTTGTTGGTCTCCATGGGGTGCGTGGCGACCGGGGTGTGATTCAGTGGGTGGAACTCCGGTGGGACAGGCGCTGACGCCTATCCCGCCAACGTGCGGCGGAGTTCGGACAGACGCGTGATGACGGTCGAGTCGACCATCTCGTCTCCAACGCTGACACGGACTCCGCCGATGAGTGAAGGGTCGACTTTCACGTTGACCTTGAGCTCACGGCCATACATGGCGTTGAGGCCGGACTCCAGGCGGGCGAGCTGGCTCGCCGTCAGCGGACGGGTGACGCTGACGTTGGCGATCCAGCGCTGCTGGCGTGCGGCGACGAGTTCGAGGAAGCGCTGCACGAGGGCTGCGGGCTTGAGTCCGCGCGGGGCGCGGACGGCCTGCGCGATGAGGAGCCTGCCGGCCGCACCCGCCTGGGGTACGAGCTTCAGGCCGAGGGCGACCTTCGACTCCGGGCTGGCCTGCGCCTCCGACAGCGCCCTCTGCAGGGCGTGGTTCGAGGCGACCACCTGGATGAAGGAGAACAGCTCGTTCTCGAGCTGGTCCAGGCCCTCCGCTCCCCGGCCCTGCTCGGCCACGGCGATGACGACGGTCGCGGCGAGCGTCTCCAGGGCGTCACCGATGTCGCGGGCGTTGGCCCAGCGTTCGTTGACGAGGTCCTTGACCACGCTCGCGGCCTCCGGCGACACCCGGCCTGCGATGAGCTGGTCCACCAGCACGGCCTTGTCCCGGCCGGTACGTGACGGATCGGTCAGCGCGCGCCGGAGACCGGCGTTGCTGTCCAGGATCGCCAGGACGCCGAACAGGTCCTCCGCGAGGGCCAGGGTGGTACCCGGCAGCCGGGCCTCCAGCCCTTCACGGACGGTGGCCAGGGAGACGCTCGATACACCTGCCATTACTTGGCCGCACCTGCCCGGTCCGAAGCGGCACCGTGCGAGGAGGTCTCGAGGTCCGCGAGGAAGCGGTCGACGACGCGCGACGAGCGGGCGTCATCGGCGAGGGACTCCCCGACGATACGGCTGGCGAGATCCGTGGCGAGCGTCCCGACCTCGGCGCGGAGCGAGACCACTGCGGCCTGGCGCTCTGCCTCGATCTGGACGTGCGCCTGCTCGGAGATGCGCGCCGACTCGGCGGCGGCCTTCTCCTTGAGGTCCGCGAGGATCTGCGCGCCTTCGGCACGTGCTTCCTCACGGATGCGGTTCGCCTCGGTGCGTGCATCGACAAGCTGCTGCTTGTACTCGTTCAGTGCCGCGTTCGCTTCCGCCTGGGCGGCCTCCGCCTTGGCGATGCCGCCTTCGATCGCGGCGGTGCGCTCGGCGAAGGTCTTCTCGAACGCCGGCATGACGAACTTGATGACGATGAACATCAGCACGGCGAAGCCGACCAGCGTTACGAGGAACTCCCACCAGTTCGGCGCGAGGGGGCTGGAGCCCTCCTCCGCCGCCATGATTGCTGCGTTAAGCATTTTTCACCCGTCTTTCTTCAACTGGTCTTCGGTCGGTCAGGGCGGCTGTGTCAGGCGCCGATGACGAAGGCGAAGACGAGGCCCAGGATCGCGAGGGCTTCGGTCAGTGCCAGACCGAGGAAGGCGATGGGCTGGAGGACACGCTGTGCCTCAGGCTGGCGAGCGACGCCGTTGATGTAGGCCGCGAAGACGAGACCCACACCGATACCACCGCCGATTGCGGAGAGACCGTATCCAACGAGGTTGAGGCTACCCTGTACTTCCATTGTGTTCCTTTCAAGATGCCGCTCGGATGCGACAGGTTGTTTGGGATCATCCCCGACGGGGAAGACGTGTGTGAATCAGTGGGCGTCGGCGTGCAGCGCGCCTTCGATGTAGATCGCGGCGAGCAGCGTGAAGACGTAGGCCTGGAGGACCATGATCAGCGCCTCGAGCATGTACATCGCCACGGCGCCGACGAGGACCAGCACGCTGGTGCCCTGCAGGAGGATGTTGCCGGTGGAGACCATGTACTCGATGGCGGAGCCGGCGAGGGTCACGATGAGGTGGCCGGCGAGCATCGTCGCGAAGAGTCGCAGCGAGTGGGTGACCGGACGGACGATGAAGTTCGAGATGATCTCGATCGGCACCACGATCGGCAGGATGTACCAGGGCACGCCCGACGGGACGACGGCCAGCTTGAAGTAGCGCAGGCCGTGCTTCTTGAGGCCGATGCCCACCCAGAGGAGGTAGAAGATCGCCGCGATGGCGTAGGCGCTGCCCGGGTGCGAGAAGCTCGGCAGCTGCAGGAACGGGATCGCACCGAAGATGTTGTTCACCAGCACGAAGAAGAAGGCGGTGAAGAGCCAGGGCACGTACTTCAGGAAGTCGCGCCCACCGATGATGTCCTTGCCGATGGAGTTGCGCACGAAGCCGTACGCCGACTCGCCGAGGAACTGCATCTTGCCGGGGACCAGCTGGCCGCGCCGCGAGGCGACGAGGAAGAAGGCGGCGATGAGGACCACGGACAGGATGACCATGAGCATCTGCTTGCCGAAGCCGGGGTCGAACCAGACTCCGTAGGCGTCACCCCAGGGCAGGATGTCCCGGTAGTGGGTGTCCTCGATAGTCGGGGCTACGAATCCCTCTTCGGTAGTTGCGGCCGGGAGCGCAAGCGCGATCAACGCGTTTCCTCTCTGCAGTGTCCATCGTTGGGCAAGATCTGTTCGGTCGCAGCGTTACTGGTCCGACTCGTTGAGTTGTGGGGAGTCACTCGGGTCCGTCCTCGGCACCGGGCGTCGCCCGGGATCCGCGCTGCGGACTCGGGGTGTGGTTCCGGGTGAGGTTGTGCATGTGGGAGAGGTAGAAACCCCCTGCTGCACCTAAGAACGCTCCCGCCAGCACCAACCAGCGCGTGTCGAGGAGATTATCCAGCCCCCAGCCTATCAAACTCCACACCGCGATCCCGCCAATCATGTAGCTGAGGACTGCTATGCCGGCGTTGTAGCCGCCGTTCGCGAGACGGGCCTGCTCGTTCTGCGCCGACGGGTCGCCGCCTGCTCCCGGCCCGGCCGCCGGACGGTCCGCCATGTCAGCGTCCGCCCGTCGGATCGGCGGGCGAACCCTTGCCGGGACCGGCCGGCGGGGCGGCCGGAGGCGCTACCGTTCCCGCGGCCGTGCGGCCCCGTGCGACGTCGTGCTCGACGTCGTGCTCGACGTCGTAGAGGGGCGTACGGAGCCGCGAGAAGGCGAACACCTCGGCGGCCTGCCAGGCGAGGACGGTCGCGAGGGCCCCGGAGAAGAACCAGGTGCGGTCCAGCCAGCCGGGCGTGCCGAGGAGGAACAGGACCGCGGCGAATCCGACGACCTTGATGGCGTACGTGACGATGAACAGTCCGAGCGCGCCGGAGGGGTTGCTCCGCCCCGCGAAGTGTCCGATCAGGAGGCTGATCCCGAAGAAGGCGATGACGAGGGCGGCGCCGAACAGCACGCTCAGTCCTGCCGCGGGCGAGGTGGCGAGAAGGGCCGCGACGGCGAGGACGAGCGCCACACCGGCGGATGCCGCGGCGCTCCTGGCGAGGATGCCCAGCCAGGGGGACGCGGTGGCGCCCGCTGCAGGGACGAGGTCCGTGGGGGCTCCGGTGGCCGGATGCTCCGGTCGTGGCACGCGCTGTCCGCTCTGTCGACTGCGCCGTCCGGCGCACTGCTGGTCCTCTGCCGACGGCGTCGTGAGGCCTGGAACCGGGGCGGCACGACGGAGGCGTCGGTGTGCCCGGCGCCTGAAATTCTACCGCATGACGACGACGGCCACCGGGGCCCTCACGCCTCCGCCGGGACGCGGCGGCGCGCCAGCGCGCGGAAGATCCGCGGCGAGTACAGGTACAGGGCGACGACCGCGGCGGCGAACAGCGAGGCCGACACGGCGAGCGGCGCCGGGGCGGTGGCGGCCACGAAACCCGCGGCACCGGTGAGCGCCGACAGGACGCTGACGAACAGCGACACCTGGACGTGGCCGAGCCCGGTGTCCGTGAGGCGCTGGTACACATGCTGCCGGTGAGCGGTGTACACGGGCTCCCCGCGCCGGGCGCGCCGCACGAACGTGGTGAAGGTGTCGGCGAGGTAGATCAGCACGGGCGAGAGCAGGTATTCGAGGTAGACCCCGGCCAGCAGGCCGGTGACGGCGATCGCCGCGATGGAGGCCCCCAGCAGGTAACTGCCCACGTCGCCGAGGAACACGAAGCCGCGGCCCAGGTTCCACGGCAGGAAGCCCGCGAACGCCGCGGCGACCACCAGGCCCGCGACCGTCAGCCAGAGCTGGTCGCTGAGGACTCCCGCGCCGGAGTAGAACAGGCCCACCACCACCCCGTGCATGCCCGAGATGCCGTTGATGCCGTCCATGAAGTTGGCGGCGTTGATGTAGGTGGCGACCGCGACCGCGCCGACGGGCACCCACCAGTAGCTGCTGTCGTCGATGGTGGTCGCGAGCGCGACGGTCCCGAGGGCTCCGACCAGGAGCTGCGCGGACGCGCGGACGCGGATCGACAGGCCCCGGAAGTCCTCGGTCCAGCCGAGCGCAGCCGCGGCCGCGATCATGACCAGGATGATCAGGATCAGCGACCGGTCCACCGCGACGAGGCCCGTGGCGAGGGAGAGCGCCAGGGCGGCGAGGATGGCCGCCGCGACGGCCACGCCCATCCCGCGGATCACGGTGGTGGTGTGGGAGGACCGGTCGTTGGGGATGTCGATGACACCGAGGCGCTTCAGCAGGGGCTTCACGACGACGGGCAGCGCGAGCGACAGCCCGAGGGACACGAGCGCGACGAGGGCGAGGAGCGGGTTCACGCGGACCGTCCGACGTGCGACCGGGCCACCGGGACGGTCGCCGTCGGCGGGTCCACCGTGCCCGCGGTGACCTCGCCGGCCGTCCCTGCGCCGGCGCCGATGCCGGGCCTGCCCTGCCCGAAGCCGCCCTCGGACTTCCACGCCTGGAGGCTCAGCTGCTGGGGGTCGAGGGGCGCCACGGTGGTGTGCGAGATCTTGGGGTGCAGGGGCCGGGAGTCGTTCTCGCCCTCGCCCATGAGGTCCTCGTGCATCTTCTCGCCCGGCCGGAGACCGGTGAAGACGATGTCGATGTCCTTGCCGGACATGGCGATCATGCGCTGGGCGACGTCGAGGATGCGCACCGGCTCGCCCATGTCGAGGATGAGCACCTCCCCTCCCCTGCCGATGGCACCGGCCTGCACCACGAGCTGGCAGGCCTCGGGGATGGTCATGAAGAAGCGGGTGACCTCGGGATCGGTCACCGTGATGGGGCCGCCGTTGCGGATCTGCTCGGTGAACAGCGGCAGCATGGAGCCGCGGCTGCCGATCACGTTGCCGAACCGCACCGAGACGTACTTCTGCCCCGTACGCTCCGCGTGCCAGGAGGTGAGCTTCTCCGCGACCCGCTTGGAGTGGCCGAGGACGCTCGTGGGATCCGCCGCCTTGTCCGTCGAGATGTTGACGAAGTTGGTGACGCCGACCGCGCCGGACGCCCGCAGGACGTTGAGGGACCCCTGGACGTTGGTCTTCCACGCCTCCTCGGGGTACTGCTCGAGCAGCGAGACGTGCTTGAGTGCCGCCGCGTGGAACACGACCTGCGGCCTGCGGTCCTCGAAGATGTCGAGCAGGGCGTCCGCGTCGCGGATGTCGGCGAGGACGGTGTCGCGGCCGGTGAGCAGCCCGCGCCCGGTGAGGGAGATCTGCGTGGACTGCAGCCCGGTCTCGTCCCGGTCCAGCATGATGAGTTCCGCCGGCGCGAAGGTCGCGAGCTGCCGGCAGAGCTCCGAGCCGATCGACCCGCCCGCGCCGGTCACGAGGACGCGCTTGCCGGTGACGTAGCCGGCCACCTCGTCGGGGTGGATGTCCACGGGGCGCCGGCCGATGAGGTCCTCGACCGCGACCTCGCGGAAGTCGGCGATGGCGGCTCCCGCGGCGCCGAGCATGTCGCGCAGCGGGGGGAGGACGAGCACCTTGATGCCGAGGCCCGCCACGAGGTCGGAGACGCGGCGCACCTGCGCGGCCTCGACCTCGGCGAACGCGATGACGAGGACCTGCGCCTGCGTCCTGGCGGCGATGTCCCGGAGGTCGTCGATCCGCCCGAGCACGGGCACGGCGGACAGCCGGAGGTGCTTCTTGGCGGGATCGTCGTCGACGAGGCCCACCGGGAAGTAGGGGGACTCGGGGTCCTGCATCATGCGCTTCACGAGCGAGTTGCCGAGGAAGCCGGCGCCGTAGATGAGGGTCCGCTGGGCGTCCTCCCCGGGCTTGGCCTTGCTCTCCACGTACATGCGCTTCAGGTAGCGGGTCGCGGCGAGGAACATGCACGCGAAGGGGAACGCGATGATCCCGATGCTGCGCGGCACCTCGATGACGCTGAAGAAGGCCACGCCGGTGAGCACGAGGATGACGGCGACGAGCACGGCGACGATGACCAGCAGCTTGGCCTCGTGGAAGCTGCCGAAGCTGTACCTGCCGCGGTACAGGGCGAAGCTGAGTCCCACCACCAGCTGGGCGATGACGGCCACGGCGCAGAACGCGGCGATGCCCGGGACGTTGACCTCCTTCACGAGGAGCTCGTAGCGCAGGATCAGCGCGAGGAGGATGGCGACGATCCAGGCGACGGCGTCGAGCAGGTACTGCGACCACAGCCAGATCGCAGGCTTGTCGCCTGATGGAGCCGCGGCGGTGGAGCCCGGCGGGCGGCCTTCGTTGAGTCCCATGATTCCTAACGGTGTCAGGCAGCCACCGTGTCCGGCACCGGATCCGCCTGCCGCTGCCGGGGTGCTCCGGTACCGGCGCGGCCGGTGCCCGGTCCGGCGGGGCTGGTCCGGCGGGTGCTGGAACACGGTGTAATAGACTGCTGTTACCCGAGAATACTAGCCGCCCCGCCCGTGACAGGCCCGTTGCGCACCGCGCTGGCGCGGCCCGGAAGGACCACGTTGCACGCCACCGACGCCGGCAGTCCGCGCGTGTTCATCGTCATCACCACCTTCAACCGGGCCGACCACCTGCGGGACCTCCTCGCGTCGATCGACGCCATGGACCCGGCACCGTCGGGCGTGATCGTCGTCGACAACGCGAGCACCGACGGCACCCCTGAGCTCCTGGCGGCCCTCGCGCCGCGCGTGCCGGTCCTCGTGCACCGCCTCCCGGTTAACGTCGGCGGGTCCGGCGGCTTCGCGGCCGGCGTGTCGCGCGGCCTCGAGGAGGGCGCCGAGTGGCTGTGGCTGATGGACGACGACGTCGTGGTGCTGCCCGACGCCCTCGCGTCCTTCCGTCCCTGGCTGGACCGCTACTCCTGCATCCACGGGCGCCGGTACGACCACGCCGGTGAACCGTTCTTCTGGCAGCACATCCTCAACGAGTCCCTCGGCGTGCACCTGCCGGTGCGCGGGGACGTCTTCGCGCGGTCCCGGGTCTTCCACACCAACGTGGGCTGCTTCGAGGGCATGCTCGTGGCCGCGGACGTGGTCCGGGAGATCGGGCTGCCCGACGCCCGGTTCTTCCTCAACGGCGACGACCTCACCTACGGCTGGCTGATCTCCCGGCGGTACCCCGTGGCGTACGTCGACGCCTTCGTGCTCCGGAAGACGCGTGCCCAGCGGCAGGTGGACCTCGGCGTGCGGCACCTCAACGACTCCAGCGACCTCTCGCGCTTCTGCGGCATGCGCAACCGGGGGCACCTCGCCCGCTACCTGCGCCTGCACGGCCGCTTCAGTCCGGTGGGGTTCGGCCTCGGGACGCTCCTCTCGGCCGGGAAGGAGCTCGTGCGCCTCGTCGCCGTCGAGCGGTCCCTTTCCGGCGCGGGCGCCCTCTGGCGGGGCTGGCGCGCCGCGCGAGCCATCCTGCGCGATCCCCTCTGGCAGCCCGAGCCGCCACTGGCGGAGCGTGCGCATACCGGGGGAACGCGGTGACCTGGCTCGTGGTCGGCGGTTCCGGGTTCGTCGGCTCCTCGGTGCTGCGCGCCCTGGGCGCCGCGGGGATCGATGCCCGGGGGCTGCCCGCCCCGCGTCTGGCGGCCTCCGCGCAGACCCCGGCCGCGCTCCTGGAGGCGGCAGCCGCCACGGACGTCCCCGGCCTGGTGGCTGCGCTGCAGGGGCACGACGTCGTCGTCAACGCCGCCGGGCTCGCCACCCCTTCCGCGCCCGAGGGGGCGGATCTGCTCGGCGCCAACGCCCTGCTCCCCGCCGTCCTGGCCCGCGCCGCGGTGAGAGCCGGGACGGGTCGCCTCGTCCACCTCAGCAGCGCGGCGGTGCAGGGCCGGACGGACAGGCTCGACGAGTCGCGGACCGTCCGCCCGTTCTCCGCCTACTCGCGCAGCAAGGCGCTCGGCGAGCAGGCGCTGGCACTCGCGGCGGACGCGGCGCCCGGACTGTCCGTGGTGACGGTCCGCGCCACCTCGGTGCAGGGCCCGGCCCGCCTGACGACCGCGGCGCTCGTGCGGCTCGCGCACTCGCCGCTCGCCTCGGTGGCCTCCCCCGGCACGGCGCGGTCGCCGGTCACCTCCGTGGACGCCCTGGCGGGCCTCGTCCTCGCCGTCGGACGCCACCGCGGCGCAGTGCCGGGCATCGTCCTCCAGCCGTGGGAGGGCCTCACCGTCCGCACCGTCCTCGAGGCGGCCGGCGGACGGCCGCGCGTCCTGCCGGCCGCGCTCTGCCGCGCCGCCGTCGTCGGCGGCTATGCGGTGTCCTCGGTCCTCCGCGGGCGCCTCGACGGCCACGTGCGCCGCGTGGAACTGATGTGGTTCGGCCAGGACCAGGTGCCCGGCTGGGCCGTGGAGCAGGAGCTCGCACCCGCGCCCCGCGTGCGGGAGGTCCTGGCGCAGGCGGACGGACACCGGTCCGCTCCTGCCTGAGGGCGGTCAGGCCAAGCGGTCAGGCCAAGCGATCAGGCGGAGGGCGGGGCCAAGCGGTCAGGCGGAGGGCGCCCCGGCGTCGTGATCGGCCGGTGCGCCGTCAGATCCCTCTGCGCCGCCTGCGCCGTCAGATCCGTCGACTCCGTCCGCGCCGCCTGCGCCGTCCACCCCGACGACGCCCGGGACCACCTCGCGCAGCCGCTCAAGCGGGAGGGTGCCCTGGCGGACGACCCTGAGGGTCTCCCCCGTCGCATCGACGATGGTGGAGCCGGTCCCGTCGGCCGCGGTCCGCGGGCCCGCGTCGAGATACACCGCCACCGATTCGGCGAGCTGACCGGCGGCGTCGGCCGCGGTGGTCGCTGCGGGCCGGCCCGTCCGGTTGGCCGACGACACCGCGAGCGGTCCCGTCAGGGTGAGCAGCTCGAGCGCGACGTCGTCGTCGGGCATGCGCAGTGCGACGGTCCCCAGGGTGTCGCCGAGGTCCCAGGTCAGGGACGGCTGCGCATGGCAGATGAGCGTGAGGCCGCCGGGCCAGAAGGCCTCGGCGAGGACCCGCGCGTCCGGGTGCACGTCGGTGGCGAGCCCGTCGAGCGTCTGGATCCGCGGGATCAGCACGGGCGGCGGCATGTTCCGGCCGCGGCCCTTGGAGGCGAGCAGCGTCGCGACGGCCTGGGGCGAGAAGGCGTCGGCGCCGATCCCGTAGACGGTGTCCGTCGGCAGGACGACGCACTGCTTGAGCGAGACGGCGCGCTGGGCGGCGGCCAGGCCCTCGCGGCGCTGGGCGGGGTCGGAGCAGTCGTAGCTGGTGGTCACCGGATCATCCTTCCACTGCCGGGCGCGCCCGCGCACATCGGCGTGGGACGGCACACCCGATCAGGGGCGCCGGGATCACGACGGCGGGGGCCCGAAGCCGGTGCCCCGCAGCCCGGCGGAGTAGGCAGCGAACCAGGCGCGCAGCCCCCGGAGGTCGCGCCGGGTGAGGAAGTAGTAGGGGAAGCCGATGACATCGGCCCCGAACCAGCGCAGGTTGCGGTACTTGCGCGCGTTGTACGCGCGGTTGCGGAAGTAGGAGAACCGCTTGAACTCGCCCTCGGGGATGACCGGCGTGATGAACCCGCCGAAGATCGGCTTCATCTCCGACCAGGTGGCCGGGTGCCGGACGGCGACGCTTGCCACGGTGCCGTACCTGAGGCCGGCCTTGCGCACGCGCGCCAGGAAGTCCACCTCGTCGCCGCGGATGAAGTACTTCATGTCCGGCAGCCCGATCTTCGAGAACACCTCCGCGCGGATGAGGGCACCGTTGAAGAAATGCACCATGCCGGGCAGGTAGCCGAGCGGTTCGAGGGTCGCGCGGTCGTTGGTGAGCAGCCCGTTGATGCGGAAGTTGAAGGACAGGCGTGTGGGATCCTCCGTCGCGGCGACGAGCGGGCTCACCACGTCGAGGTCGTGCTCGTGGGCCGCACGGAGCAGTTCGGCCAGGCAGTGCTCGTCCTCGGGATGGCCGTCGTCGTCCATGAGCCAGATCCAGCGGGCACCGCTCGCGAGGGCCGCGAGGATGGCGAAGGCGAAGCCGCCCGCCCCGCCGAGATTGGCCTCCGAGCGCAGGTAGT is a window encoding:
- a CDS encoding glycosyltransferase family 2 protein — translated: MHATDAGSPRVFIVITTFNRADHLRDLLASIDAMDPAPSGVIVVDNASTDGTPELLAALAPRVPVLVHRLPVNVGGSGGFAAGVSRGLEEGAEWLWLMDDDVVVLPDALASFRPWLDRYSCIHGRRYDHAGEPFFWQHILNESLGVHLPVRGDVFARSRVFHTNVGCFEGMLVAADVVREIGLPDARFFLNGDDLTYGWLISRRYPVAYVDAFVLRKTRAQRQVDLGVRHLNDSSDLSRFCGMRNRGHLARYLRLHGRFSPVGFGLGTLLSAGKELVRLVAVERSLSGAGALWRGWRAARAILRDPLWQPEPPLAERAHTGGTR
- a CDS encoding ATP synthase F0 subunit C; translated protein: MEVQGSLNLVGYGLSAIGGGIGVGLVFAAYINGVARQPEAQRVLQPIAFLGLALTEALAILGLVFAFVIGA
- a CDS encoding polysaccharide biosynthesis protein, producing MGLNEGRPPGSTAAAPSGDKPAIWLWSQYLLDAVAWIVAILLALILRYELLVKEVNVPGIAAFCAVAVIAQLVVGLSFALYRGRYSFGSFHEAKLLVIVAVLVAVILVLTGVAFFSVIEVPRSIGIIAFPFACMFLAATRYLKRMYVESKAKPGEDAQRTLIYGAGFLGNSLVKRMMQDPESPYFPVGLVDDDPAKKHLRLSAVPVLGRIDDLRDIAARTQAQVLVIAFAEVEAAQVRRVSDLVAGLGIKVLVLPPLRDMLGAAGAAIADFREVAVEDLIGRRPVDIHPDEVAGYVTGKRVLVTGAGGSIGSELCRQLATFAPAELIMLDRDETGLQSTQISLTGRGLLTGRDTVLADIRDADALLDIFEDRRPQVVFHAAALKHVSLLEQYPEEAWKTNVQGSLNVLRASGAVGVTNFVNISTDKAADPTSVLGHSKRVAEKLTSWHAERTGQKYVSVRFGNVIGSRGSMLPLFTEQIRNGGPITVTDPEVTRFFMTIPEACQLVVQAGAIGRGGEVLILDMGEPVRILDVAQRMIAMSGKDIDIVFTGLRPGEKMHEDLMGEGENDSRPLHPKISHTTVAPLDPQQLSLQAWKSEGGFGQGRPGIGAGAGTAGEVTAGTVDPPTATVPVARSHVGRSA
- the atpB gene encoding F0F1 ATP synthase subunit A is translated as MIALALPAATTEEGFVAPTIEDTHYRDILPWGDAYGVWFDPGFGKQMLMVILSVVLIAAFFLVASRRGQLVPGKMQFLGESAYGFVRNSIGKDIIGGRDFLKYVPWLFTAFFFVLVNNIFGAIPFLQLPSFSHPGSAYAIAAIFYLLWVGIGLKKHGLRYFKLAVVPSGVPWYILPIVVPIEIISNFIVRPVTHSLRLFATMLAGHLIVTLAGSAIEYMVSTGNILLQGTSVLVLVGAVAMYMLEALIMVLQAYVFTLLAAIYIEGALHADAH
- a CDS encoding MraY family glycosyltransferase, producing the protein MNPLLALVALVSLGLSLALPVVVKPLLKRLGVIDIPNDRSSHTTTVIRGMGVAVAAAILAALALSLATGLVAVDRSLILIILVMIAAAAALGWTEDFRGLSIRVRASAQLLVGALGTVALATTIDDSSYWWVPVGAVAVATYINAANFMDGINGISGMHGVVVGLFYSGAGVLSDQLWLTVAGLVVAAAFAGFLPWNLGRGFVFLGDVGSYLLGASIAAIAVTGLLAGVYLEYLLSPVLIYLADTFTTFVRRARRGEPVYTAHRQHVYQRLTDTGLGHVQVSLFVSVLSALTGAAGFVAATAPAPLAVSASLFAAAVVALYLYSPRIFRALARRRVPAEA
- the atpA gene encoding F0F1 ATP synthase subunit alpha, which gives rise to MAELTINAEDVRSALNDFAASYEPGNAERVEVGRVSTASDGIARVEGLPSVMANELLRFEDGTLGLAQNLDTREIGVVVLGDYNGIEEGQEVHRTGEILSVPVGDAFLGRVVDPLGQPIDDLGEIVAEGRRALETQAPGVTQRKSVHEPMQTGLKAIDAMIPIGRGQRQLIIGDRQTGKTAIAVDTIINQRDNWASGDVNKQVRCIYVAIGQKASTIAAVRQTLEDKGALEYTTIVASPASDPAGFKYLAPYAGSAIGQHWMYGGKHVLIVFDDLSKQAEAYRAVSLLLRRPPGREAYPGDVFYLHSRLLERCAKLSDDLGAGSMTGLPLIETKANDVSAYIPTNVISITDGQIFLQSDLFNANQRPAVDVGVSVSRVGGAAQVKSMKKVSGTLKLDLAQYRDMQAFAMFASDLDAASRQQLTRGARLMELLKQGQYSPMPVEQQVVSIWAGTNGYLDDVPVEDIRRFETEFLEHLGHKSQILNTLAQTGKLEDSTAEELKTQITDFKQGFFGVGADGFGAGHEEYQAIDADSVEQEKIVRQKR
- a CDS encoding F0F1 ATP synthase subunit B; amino-acid sequence: MLNAAIMAAEEGSSPLAPNWWEFLVTLVGFAVLMFIVIKFVMPAFEKTFAERTAAIEGGIAKAEAAQAEANAALNEYKQQLVDARTEANRIREEARAEGAQILADLKEKAAAESARISEQAHVQIEAERQAAVVSLRAEVGTLATDLASRIVGESLADDARSSRVVDRFLADLETSSHGAASDRAGAAK
- a CDS encoding F0F1 ATP synthase subunit delta; protein product: MAGVSSVSLATVREGLEARLPGTTLALAEDLFGVLAILDSNAGLRRALTDPSRTGRDKAVLVDQLIAGRVSPEAASVVKDLVNERWANARDIGDALETLAATVVIAVAEQGRGAEGLDQLENELFSFIQVVASNHALQRALSEAQASPESKVALGLKLVPQAGAAGRLLIAQAVRAPRGLKPAALVQRFLELVAARQQRWIANVSVTRPLTASQLARLESGLNAMYGRELKVNVKVDPSLIGGVRVSVGDEMVDSTVITRLSELRRTLAG
- a CDS encoding NAD-dependent epimerase/dehydratase family protein, producing MTWLVVGGSGFVGSSVLRALGAAGIDARGLPAPRLAASAQTPAALLEAAAATDVPGLVAALQGHDVVVNAAGLATPSAPEGADLLGANALLPAVLARAAVRAGTGRLVHLSSAAVQGRTDRLDESRTVRPFSAYSRSKALGEQALALAADAAPGLSVVTVRATSVQGPARLTTAALVRLAHSPLASVASPGTARSPVTSVDALAGLVLAVGRHRGAVPGIVLQPWEGLTVRTVLEAAGGRPRVLPAALCRAAVVGGYAVSSVLRGRLDGHVRRVELMWFGQDQVPGWAVEQELAPAPRVREVLAQADGHRSAPA